In one Thermodesulfobium acidiphilum genomic region, the following are encoded:
- a CDS encoding DUF2905 domain-containing protein, with product MSEFAKIFIGIGFLLIFMGLILLLFDKLPFFGKLPGDFEYRGTNIRVYFPFLSMLIVSLILTILLNIFFYFFRR from the coding sequence TTGAGCGAGTTTGCTAAAATTTTTATAGGAATAGGTTTTTTACTAATCTTTATGGGATTGATTTTATTATTGTTTGATAAATTGCCCTTTTTTGGAAAGCTTCCAGGTGATTTTGAATACAGAGGAACAAATATTAGAGTTTATTTTCCTTTTTTGTCTATGTTAATTGTAAGCTTAATACTAACAATATTGCTAAACATATTTTTTTATTTCTTTAGAAGATAA
- the queA gene encoding tRNA preQ1(34) S-adenosylmethionine ribosyltransferase-isomerase QueA: protein MFLDKELMNDLCYFLPNERIAQSPIEPRDNANLLVVNREKLSFEDCIVRDLPNFLYKGDLIILNNTKVIKARLYAITDTSAKVEILLIKKIDIKTGLFMTKPGKRLKKGKEIIINNKKIGIVKDVDSQGRRIIEFYEEIDTILEEFGMIPIPPYVKKFSKDFNEKYQTKFANVPGSVAAPTAGLHFTDNLLEELREKGVLIKFITLHVGPGTFKSLSNEGEVLLEPEWVDISQDVCDSIKKAKGNNNKILVVGTTTMRTVESTNLEPYSGYIDTIILPGYNFKVPDMFMTNFHLPKTSLLALTMAFGGIELIKKAYSYAIENDYRFYSFGDAMLII, encoded by the coding sequence TTGTTCCTTGATAAAGAATTAATGAATGATCTGTGTTATTTTCTTCCAAATGAAAGGATCGCACAAAGTCCTATTGAACCTCGAGACAACGCAAATCTTCTAGTTGTAAATAGGGAAAAATTAAGTTTCGAAGACTGTATTGTGAGAGATTTACCTAATTTTCTGTATAAAGGCGATCTGATAATTTTAAATAATACTAAAGTAATTAAAGCAAGGCTTTATGCAATTACTGATACTTCTGCAAAGGTTGAAATACTTTTAATAAAAAAAATTGATATCAAAACTGGTTTATTTATGACAAAACCTGGAAAGAGATTAAAAAAGGGTAAAGAAATTATTATAAACAATAAAAAAATTGGGATAGTTAAGGATGTCGATTCACAAGGTAGGAGAATTATAGAGTTTTATGAAGAAATTGATACAATACTTGAAGAATTCGGAATGATCCCAATACCGCCATATGTAAAAAAATTTAGTAAAGATTTTAACGAGAAATATCAAACAAAATTTGCAAATGTGCCTGGTTCTGTTGCTGCGCCAACAGCTGGACTTCACTTTACTGATAATTTATTAGAAGAATTAAGAGAGAAAGGAGTTTTAATTAAATTTATAACTCTTCATGTAGGTCCTGGAACGTTTAAGTCTCTTTCAAATGAAGGCGAAGTCCTATTAGAACCTGAATGGGTAGATATTTCACAGGATGTTTGCGATTCTATTAAGAAAGCTAAAGGGAATAATAATAAAATTCTTGTTGTTGGTACTACAACAATGAGAACTGTCGAGTCTACAAATTTAGAGCCATACAGTGGTTATATAGATACTATAATATTACCAGGGTATAATTTTAAAGTCCCGGATATGTTTATGACTAACTTTCATCTTCCAAAAACAAGTCTTTTAGCGCTTACTATGGCTTTTGGCGGCATTGAATTAATTAAAAAAGCTTATAGCTATGCTATAGAAAATGATTATAGGTTTTACTCTTTTGGCGATGCTATGCTAATTATTTGA